The following coding sequences lie in one uncultured Celeribacter sp. genomic window:
- the leuS gene encoding leucine--tRNA ligase yields the protein MSRYAPSEIEPKWQSAWNEADVFLAKRDESKPKYYVLEMFPYPSGRIHIGHVRNYTMGDVVARYKSSTGFNVLHPMGFDAFGMPAENAAMASGGHPKTWTYNNIDTMVDQMKPLGLSIDWTRMFATCDTEYYGQQQAMFLDMLEKGLVYRKNATVNWDPVDMTVLANEQVIDGCGWRSGAPVERKELTQWFFKISDYSEDLLEAIDHLDNWPDKVKTMQKNWIGKSRGLQFAFSIVDAPAHHDRIEVYTTRPDTLMGASFVGISADHPLAKELAAENPEIAAFCEDCRKGGTTEEAIEKAEKLGLNTGLTVRHPFDTSWELPVYIANFILMDYGTGAIFGCPAHDQRDFDFATKYGLPISYVFAPVEGELNEAEAFVPLKTETVKYIRGFAGEEVQTGDEAVNSAVDFCEANGVGHGVTKFRLRDWGLSRQRYWGCPIPVVHCEACGVVPEKKENLPIELPFDEDGKAIDFSIPGNPLDRHPSWRNTTCPNCGGAALRETDTMDTFVDSSWYYARFTAPHATTPTVAEDAEYWMNVDQYIGGIEHAILHLLYSRFFARAMNETGHLPDSAREPFDALFTQGMVTHAIYKTVGADGRPKYHYPEEVELRDGKGYLKDGTEVEIVPSAKMSKSKNNVVDPVEIIKQFGADTARWFVLSDSPPERDVEWTASGAEASHKHLGRVWRLAADLDATPEQGQGDEELMRAAHKAMFEVTQGIESFGFNASIAKLYGFTNTIAKSKAGREAKRFALKTLAQLMSPMTPHLAEDMWSMMGGEGLIAKAPWPTPDEAMLVEDTVTLPIQINGKRRDEISVPKDMPKEEVEKLVLENDAVKKALDGGSPKKLIVVPGRIVNVVV from the coding sequence ATGAGCCGCTACGCGCCCAGCGAGATCGAACCGAAATGGCAGTCTGCCTGGAATGAGGCGGATGTGTTCCTCGCCAAGCGCGATGAGAGCAAGCCGAAGTACTACGTGCTTGAGATGTTCCCCTACCCGTCGGGCCGTATCCACATCGGTCACGTGCGCAACTACACCATGGGTGACGTGGTGGCGCGCTACAAATCCTCGACCGGGTTCAATGTATTGCACCCGATGGGCTTTGACGCGTTCGGCATGCCGGCGGAAAACGCCGCAATGGCCTCTGGCGGGCATCCTAAGACCTGGACCTATAACAACATCGACACGATGGTCGACCAGATGAAGCCGCTGGGGCTTTCGATTGACTGGACCCGCATGTTTGCGACCTGCGACACGGAGTATTACGGCCAGCAACAGGCGATGTTCCTCGACATGCTGGAAAAGGGTTTGGTGTATCGCAAGAACGCGACCGTGAACTGGGACCCGGTCGATATGACGGTTCTGGCCAACGAACAGGTGATTGATGGCTGCGGCTGGCGCTCCGGCGCGCCGGTGGAGCGCAAGGAACTGACGCAATGGTTCTTTAAGATCTCCGACTATTCCGAAGACCTTCTGGAGGCCATCGACCATCTCGACAATTGGCCGGACAAGGTCAAAACGATGCAAAAGAACTGGATCGGCAAATCGCGCGGTCTTCAGTTCGCATTTTCTATTGTGGACGCGCCTGCGCATCACGACCGGATCGAGGTCTACACCACCCGTCCCGACACGCTGATGGGCGCGTCTTTCGTGGGTATCTCCGCCGATCATCCGCTGGCCAAGGAACTGGCCGCCGAGAACCCGGAGATTGCCGCCTTCTGTGAGGACTGCCGCAAGGGTGGGACCACGGAAGAGGCGATTGAGAAGGCCGAGAAACTGGGCCTCAACACCGGCCTGACCGTGCGCCACCCCTTCGACACGTCCTGGGAACTGCCGGTCTATATCGCCAACTTCATCCTGATGGATTACGGCACCGGCGCGATTTTTGGCTGTCCGGCGCATGACCAGCGCGACTTTGATTTCGCAACGAAATACGGCCTGCCGATCAGCTATGTCTTTGCGCCTGTTGAGGGCGAGTTGAACGAGGCCGAAGCCTTTGTCCCGCTCAAGACCGAGACCGTGAAATACATTCGCGGATTTGCAGGCGAAGAGGTGCAGACTGGCGACGAGGCTGTGAACAGTGCCGTCGATTTCTGCGAAGCGAACGGTGTCGGCCATGGCGTGACCAAATTCCGCCTGCGTGATTGGGGACTGTCGCGTCAGCGCTATTGGGGCTGTCCGATCCCGGTCGTCCATTGCGAGGCTTGCGGCGTGGTGCCGGAGAAGAAAGAGAACCTGCCGATCGAGCTGCCCTTCGATGAAGATGGCAAAGCGATTGATTTCTCGATCCCCGGCAACCCGCTGGACCGTCACCCGTCCTGGCGCAACACGACCTGTCCGAACTGCGGCGGCGCGGCTCTGCGCGAGACCGACACGATGGACACTTTCGTGGACAGCTCTTGGTACTACGCGCGCTTCACCGCGCCGCATGCCACGACGCCGACCGTCGCCGAGGACGCCGAGTATTGGATGAACGTCGATCAATATATCGGCGGCATCGAACACGCGATTCTGCACCTCCTTTATTCCCGTTTCTTTGCTCGTGCGATGAACGAAACAGGGCATCTGCCCGACAGTGCGCGCGAGCCCTTCGATGCACTCTTCACGCAGGGCATGGTGACCCACGCGATCTACAAGACCGTGGGGGCGGATGGCCGTCCGAAATACCACTACCCGGAAGAGGTCGAGCTGCGTGACGGCAAGGGATACTTGAAAGATGGCACCGAGGTCGAAATCGTGCCCTCCGCCAAGATGTCGAAATCCAAAAACAACGTGGTGGACCCGGTCGAGATCATCAAACAATTCGGCGCCGACACCGCGCGCTGGTTCGTGCTCTCCGACAGCCCGCCCGAACGTGACGTGGAATGGACCGCCTCGGGCGCCGAAGCCTCGCACAAACATTTGGGGCGCGTCTGGCGTCTGGCGGCCGACCTCGACGCCACGCCGGAACAGGGCCAAGGCGACGAAGAGCTGATGCGCGCCGCGCATAAGGCGATGTTCGAGGTCACGCAGGGCATCGAGAGCTTTGGCTTCAACGCCTCGATTGCAAAACTCTACGGCTTCACCAATACCATCGCGAAATCCAAAGCGGGTCGCGAGGCGAAACGCTTTGCCCTCAAAACCCTCGCGCAGTTGATGTCCCCCATGACCCCGCACCTCGCGGAAGATATGTGGTCCATGATGGGGGGTGAGGGCCTGATCGCAAAAGCACCGTGGCCCACGCCGGATGAGGCGATGCTGGTCGAGGATACCGTGACGCTTCCGATCCAGATCAACGGCAAACGCCGCGACGAAATCTCTGTTCCCAAAGATATGCCGAAGGAAGAGGTTGAAAAGCTGGTGCTGGAAAACGATGCTGTGAAAAAGGCGCTCGATGGCGGGTCGCCGAAGAAACTCATCGTTGTCCCGGGCCGCATCGTCAATGTCGTCGTTTGA
- the lptE gene encoding LPS assembly lipoprotein LptE, protein MSSFDRRTLLISLAALAGCGFTPAYGPGSSGSTLRGKVDILAPDDRESYTLVNRLTEQFGPTETPLYRLSYNISTTRNQIGITRDQEILRYHVAGEVSYTLTDITTGRLLAKRKASSFTAYSATGSSVDTLTASRDAYERLMVILADQMVSQIITTVELPA, encoded by the coding sequence ATGTCGTCGTTTGATCGCAGAACTCTCCTGATTTCACTCGCAGCCCTCGCGGGCTGCGGGTTCACCCCGGCTTACGGACCGGGAAGCAGTGGCAGCACCCTGCGCGGCAAGGTCGACATTCTGGCACCCGATGATCGCGAGAGCTACACTCTGGTCAATCGCCTGACCGAACAATTCGGCCCGACGGAGACGCCGCTCTACCGTCTGTCCTATAATATTTCGACCACTCGAAATCAGATCGGCATCACCCGTGATCAGGAAATCCTGCGCTATCATGTGGCAGGTGAGGTCAGTTACACCCTGACCGACATCACGACCGGGCGTCTGTTGGCGAAACGCAAGGCCTCGAGCTTTACCGCCTATTCCGCCACTGGCTCGTCGGTCGACACGCTCACCGCTTCACGCGATGCCTACGAGCGCCTTATGGTGATCCTCGCAGATCAAATGGTGAGCCAGATCATCACCACCGTTGAGCTACCGGCATGA
- a CDS encoding DNA polymerase III subunit delta, with the protein MKLSARDAISYFAKPDPGKAGVLLYGPDAMRIALRRQEVIEGLIGKQGEEEMRLTRMSGAELRKDKTLLMDALKSQGFFPGPRVAFVEDATDQIADLAKDALFDWRDGDAQIVVTAGQLKATSKLRKLFEGHPSAYAIAIYADPPSRAEIEATLSKAGITDISREAMTDIEALARTIDPGDFRQTLEKLALYKLGDTTPVSSEDVQNCAPATTEAEVDDVLNAVAEGRANELGPLMIKLAGQGSDPVALSIFAMRHFRSLHAAASHPNGAGAGIAAARPPIFGPRRDRMTKQASGWGMYKLETALSILTDTDLTLRSSSKAPTMAVMERALIRLAMLAQRR; encoded by the coding sequence ATGAAGCTTTCCGCACGGGATGCGATCTCCTACTTCGCCAAGCCCGACCCCGGGAAGGCGGGTGTGCTGCTCTACGGTCCCGACGCCATGCGCATCGCGCTGCGTCGCCAAGAGGTGATCGAGGGCCTGATCGGCAAACAAGGCGAAGAGGAAATGCGCCTCACCCGCATGTCGGGGGCCGAGCTGCGCAAGGATAAAACGCTCCTGATGGACGCGCTGAAATCCCAGGGCTTTTTTCCCGGTCCGCGCGTGGCCTTTGTCGAGGATGCCACCGACCAGATCGCCGATCTCGCCAAGGACGCGCTGTTTGACTGGCGCGACGGGGATGCGCAGATCGTTGTCACCGCAGGCCAACTCAAAGCCACCTCGAAACTGCGCAAGCTCTTCGAAGGCCACCCCAGCGCCTATGCCATTGCCATCTACGCCGATCCGCCGTCGCGCGCGGAGATCGAGGCCACTTTGTCGAAAGCTGGAATCACGGACATCTCCCGCGAGGCGATGACCGACATCGAGGCGCTGGCCCGCACCATCGACCCCGGCGATTTTCGCCAGACGTTGGAAAAACTCGCGCTCTACAAACTGGGCGACACCACGCCCGTCTCCAGCGAAGACGTCCAGAATTGCGCCCCCGCCACCACGGAGGCCGAGGTGGACGATGTCTTGAACGCTGTGGCCGAGGGGCGCGCCAACGAGCTTGGCCCCCTGATGATCAAACTCGCGGGCCAAGGCAGCGATCCCGTCGCGCTCTCGATCTTTGCCATGCGACATTTCCGAAGCCTTCACGCCGCCGCCTCACATCCGAATGGCGCGGGCGCTGGCATTGCCGCCGCCCGTCCGCCGATCTTTGGCCCGCGCCGGGACCGGATGACGAAACAGGCCTCCGGCTGGGGCATGTACAAGCTGGAAACCGCGCTTTCCATTCTGACCGACACCGATCTGACGCTGCGCTCCTCGTCCAAGGCGCCGACCATGGCCGTCATGGAACGCGCGCTCATCCGCCTTGCCATGCTCGCGCAACGCCGCTGA
- a CDS encoding LLM class flavin-dependent oxidoreductase encodes MTPYSLLDLSPVPEGTSTADALKNSVDLAQHAEGWGYNRFWMAEHHNMPGIASAATAVVLGHIGAKTSTIRIGAGGIMLPNHAPLQVAEAFGTLRELYGDRIDLGLGRAPGTDMPTARALRRNLTPGHANGETFPQDVQEVMAYLGDMPEDAAVRAFPGTGTHVPVWMLGSSTYGAELAAVLGLPYAFASHFAPAALDQAVKIYRDLFQPSEYLEKPYFMLATNVFAAESAEEAVYLRSSMMQTFANLRMGRPGKLPYPVEDISTVVPRQFIPSLDAIFAVSATGTKPMVKDKIAALIDRYQPDEILFAANIHDHQKRLRSFEIAAEVMKEI; translated from the coding sequence ATGACCCCCTATTCCCTTCTCGATCTCTCTCCCGTGCCCGAGGGCACCTCCACCGCCGATGCGTTGAAAAACTCCGTCGATCTGGCGCAGCATGCCGAGGGCTGGGGTTACAATCGCTTCTGGATGGCTGAGCACCACAATATGCCGGGGATCGCCTCTGCCGCAACCGCCGTGGTGCTCGGACATATCGGGGCGAAGACCTCGACGATCCGCATCGGCGCAGGCGGGATCATGTTGCCGAACCACGCGCCTTTGCAGGTGGCCGAAGCTTTTGGCACATTGCGCGAGTTGTATGGCGATCGTATTGATCTGGGCCTTGGTCGTGCGCCGGGCACCGACATGCCAACGGCGCGGGCGCTGCGGCGCAATCTGACGCCGGGCCACGCCAATGGCGAAACCTTTCCGCAAGATGTGCAGGAGGTCATGGCCTATCTTGGAGACATGCCCGAGGATGCCGCCGTGCGCGCCTTTCCCGGCACGGGCACCCATGTGCCGGTGTGGATGCTGGGCTCTTCGACCTATGGCGCGGAACTGGCGGCTGTGCTGGGTCTGCCCTACGCTTTTGCCTCGCATTTCGCGCCCGCCGCGCTGGATCAGGCGGTGAAGATTTACCGCGATCTGTTCCAGCCGTCCGAGTATCTCGAAAAGCCCTATTTCATGCTGGCCACCAATGTCTTTGCCGCCGAGAGCGCCGAAGAAGCCGTCTATCTGCGCTCGTCGATGATGCAGACTTTCGCCAATCTGCGCATGGGGCGCCCCGGCAAATTGCCCTATCCTGTCGAGGATATTTCCACGGTCGTGCCGCGGCAGTTCATCCCCTCGCTCGATGCGATTTTCGCGGTCTCAGCGACCGGGACGAAACCGATGGTGAAGGACAAAATCGCGGCGCTGATCGACCGCTATCAGCCGGATGAAATCCTCTTTGCGGCGAATATCCATGATCATCAAAAACGGCTGCGCTCCTTTGAGATCGCCGCCGAGGTCATGAAAGAGATCTAA
- a CDS encoding TIGR03862 family flavoprotein, with protein MSEASVQVDVLVVGAGPAGLMAADVVSKAGQSVLITEAKSSPARKFLMAGKSGLNLTKHEPLDAFLQAYAPLHPTLRTALESFGPQEAIAWAETLGQEMFTGSTGRVFPKVMKASPLLRAWLARLEAQGAELRRNWRMDALGNTVRFDTLEGSREVVAKRVILALGGASWARLGSNGAWVETVSPYADLAPFAPSNVGILLDWSSHMTRHFGHPVKGVTLRAGTYESRGEFVISATGLEGGGIYGVTRGLRTGAPLMLDLLPDWSEDKLRQTLIQRKSKETLTKFLRRALRLTPEKIALVMEFSGPKPDDLLTALKALEIKDITFRPMDEAISTAGGVTFDSLTDHLEAIAKPGLFFAGEMLDWDAPTGGYLLTACLATGRLAGLGALRSLS; from the coding sequence GTGAGTGAGGCGTCTGTTCAGGTCGATGTGCTGGTCGTGGGCGCTGGTCCCGCCGGTCTCATGGCGGCGGATGTGGTGTCTAAAGCGGGACAAAGCGTGCTGATCACCGAGGCGAAGTCCTCGCCCGCGCGCAAATTCCTCATGGCCGGAAAATCGGGCCTAAACCTGACGAAACACGAACCTCTGGATGCGTTTTTGCAGGCTTATGCGCCGTTGCATCCAACCCTGCGCACGGCTTTGGAGAGTTTCGGTCCACAAGAGGCCATCGCTTGGGCGGAAACCTTGGGGCAGGAGATGTTCACGGGCTCGACTGGCCGGGTGTTTCCCAAGGTGATGAAAGCCTCGCCTTTGCTGCGAGCTTGGCTTGCGCGGCTGGAGGCACAGGGGGCCGAGCTGCGTCGAAATTGGCGGATGGATGCGCTTGGCAACACGGTTCGCTTTGACACGCTGGAAGGGTCGCGTGAGGTTGTCGCCAAACGTGTGATCCTGGCGCTGGGCGGGGCGAGTTGGGCCAGATTAGGGTCGAATGGTGCGTGGGTCGAGACCGTTTCGCCCTATGCCGATCTGGCCCCGTTTGCCCCGTCGAATGTCGGCATTCTGCTCGACTGGAGCTCTCACATGACCCGCCATTTCGGGCATCCCGTCAAAGGTGTGACCCTGCGTGCGGGGACGTATGAGAGCCGCGGCGAATTTGTCATCTCCGCAACCGGCCTCGAAGGCGGCGGGATTTATGGCGTGACGCGTGGGCTGCGTACGGGTGCGCCTCTGATGCTCGATCTCCTGCCGGACTGGTCGGAGGACAAGCTCAGACAGACCCTAATCCAGCGGAAATCGAAGGAAACGCTGACGAAATTCCTCAGACGCGCTTTGCGCCTCACGCCGGAAAAGATCGCTCTGGTCATGGAATTTTCTGGACCAAAACCGGATGATTTGCTCACCGCGCTCAAGGCGCTTGAGATCAAGGACATCACATTTCGTCCGATGGATGAGGCGATTTCCACCGCAGGCGGTGTGACCTTCGACAGCCTCACGGATCATTTGGAAGCCATCGCGAAACCCGGTCTGTTTTTCGCCGGAGAGATGCTTGATTGGGATGCACCGACAGGCGGCTATTTGTTGACCGCCTGTCTCGCCACCGGACGTCTGGCAGGGCTTGGCGCGCTTAGATCTCTTTCATGA
- a CDS encoding SDR family oxidoreductase: protein MSDVTGKTVVITGASRGIGEAAARLFAASGAKVALLARSADAITKIAEEIGSNALAVPCDISNYGAIDAAMSAVESQLGPIDILINNAGVIDPIGDLKACDPEAWGRLIDINVKGVFYAMRRVVPTMVARGSGTVLTISSGAAHRPVEGWSAYCSSKAGAAMLTSMLDLEERANGIRVMGLSPGTVATQMQRDIKASGINAVSQLDWSDHIPPEWPAQALLWMCGAEADAHLGEELSLRDEGLRRTIGVIS, encoded by the coding sequence ATGTCAGACGTCACTGGAAAAACCGTTGTCATCACCGGGGCGAGCCGTGGCATCGGCGAGGCTGCGGCCCGTCTTTTTGCCGCTTCGGGTGCGAAGGTTGCGCTTTTGGCGCGGAGCGCGGATGCCATCACCAAGATCGCCGAAGAGATCGGATCGAATGCTCTGGCGGTTCCTTGTGACATTTCCAACTACGGGGCGATTGATGCCGCGATGAGTGCGGTTGAGAGCCAGCTTGGCCCCATCGACATCCTGATCAACAACGCCGGTGTGATCGACCCGATTGGCGATCTCAAAGCCTGTGATCCAGAGGCTTGGGGCCGTCTGATCGACATCAACGTCAAAGGCGTCTTCTATGCCATGCGACGTGTCGTACCTACGATGGTTGCCCGTGGGTCTGGCACGGTTTTGACCATTTCCTCAGGTGCCGCGCACCGCCCGGTCGAAGGCTGGAGCGCCTATTGTAGCTCCAAAGCGGGTGCGGCGATGCTGACCTCCATGCTCGATCTCGAAGAGCGCGCCAATGGCATCCGCGTTATGGGGCTGTCGCCGGGTACGGTTGCGACCCAAATGCAGCGTGACATTAAAGCCTCCGGCATCAATGCGGTGAGCCAGCTCGACTGGTCCGATCATATCCCGCCCGAATGGCCCGCGCAGGCCTTGCTCTGGATGTGCGGGGCCGAGGCGGACGCGCATCTGGGCGAAGAACTGTCCCTGCGGGACGAAGGGCTGCGTCGCACAATCGGGGTGATTTCATGA
- a CDS encoding TldD/PmbA family protein, which yields MTRNLKDLTEALLEAAMSAGAEAADAMAIDGTSLSINVRQGALEQAERSEGVDIGLRVLIGKRQACVSASDTRPETLATMAERAVTMARLAPEDPTAGLAVPTQITAKTDASSLELFDPSEEPSPEHLKDDALRAEAAAASYKGVSQVDSAAAAYGRRQIYLSATNGFSGGYARSDRMISTVAIAGEGTGMERDYCGESRIFGADLPSPEEIGLLAAERTVARLGARKPKTGAYPMLFDERISSSLIGHLLSAINGSAIARGASWLRDAMGEDVLPSGLSVIEDPHRPRTSASRLFDAEGLATQKRALVENGRLTSWVLDLATARKLELESTANASRGVSGPPSPTSGNVTLTQGNQTREELMREMGTGLLITSMIGSSINPTTGDYSRGASGFWIENGEISYPVNECTIAGNLRDMLKTLVPANDARVHLSRVVPSLLVEGMTLAGD from the coding sequence ATGACGCGCAACCTCAAAGACCTGACCGAGGCGCTTCTTGAGGCCGCTATGAGTGCCGGGGCCGAGGCCGCAGATGCGATGGCCATCGACGGCACTTCCCTGTCGATCAACGTCCGGCAAGGTGCGCTGGAACAAGCCGAGCGTTCCGAAGGTGTGGACATCGGGTTGCGGGTTCTGATCGGCAAACGACAGGCCTGTGTGTCTGCTTCTGATACCCGTCCTGAAACGCTCGCAACCATGGCGGAACGTGCGGTCACCATGGCCCGATTGGCGCCGGAGGACCCGACCGCAGGCCTTGCCGTTCCGACACAAATCACCGCGAAGACCGATGCAAGTTCGCTGGAACTGTTCGACCCCTCCGAAGAGCCATCGCCCGAACACCTCAAAGACGACGCGCTGCGTGCCGAAGCGGCCGCCGCCAGCTACAAAGGTGTGTCACAAGTCGACAGCGCCGCCGCCGCTTACGGGCGTCGGCAGATTTACCTCTCCGCCACCAATGGGTTCAGCGGCGGCTATGCCCGCAGCGACAGGATGATTTCCACCGTCGCCATCGCGGGCGAAGGCACGGGGATGGAGCGCGATTATTGCGGCGAAAGCCGGATTTTCGGTGCGGACCTGCCCAGCCCGGAAGAGATTGGCCTCTTGGCCGCCGAACGCACCGTCGCCCGCCTCGGCGCGCGCAAGCCCAAGACCGGCGCCTATCCGATGCTCTTTGATGAGCGGATTTCGTCGTCCCTGATCGGGCATCTTTTGTCCGCGATCAACGGCTCCGCGATTGCCCGTGGCGCAAGCTGGCTACGGGATGCGATGGGTGAAGATGTCCTGCCCAGCGGGTTGTCCGTGATCGAAGACCCGCACCGCCCACGCACCTCCGCCTCTCGGCTGTTCGATGCCGAAGGACTTGCGACACAGAAGCGCGCGCTGGTGGAGAACGGGCGGCTGACTTCTTGGGTTCTCGACCTCGCAACCGCCCGCAAGCTGGAGCTTGAGAGCACCGCCAACGCCTCGCGCGGCGTGTCCGGCCCGCCCTCGCCCACCTCGGGGAATGTGACCCTAACGCAGGGCAACCAGACCCGCGAAGAGTTGATGCGCGAGATGGGCACCGGGCTTTTGATCACCTCGATGATCGGCTCGTCCATCAATCCGACCACCGGCGATTATTCGCGCGGCGCCAGCGGGTTCTGGATCGAGAACGGCGAAATTTCCTATCCGGTCAACGAATGCACCATCGCCGGGAATCTGCGCGACATGCTGAAAACCCTTGTGCCCGCGAATGACGCGCGCGTGCATTTGAGCCGTGTCGTGCCCTCACTTTTGGTCGAAGGGATGACACTTGCCGGCGACTGA
- a CDS encoding 3'(2'),5'-bisphosphate nucleotidase CysQ, producing the protein MELLIEAARNAGEIARPYWRADPEVWDKGGGQGPVTEADLAVDRMLHEYLLSERPDYGWLSEETVDTTSERLGKKRVFIVDPIDGTRSFIHGDHNWAHSLAIAEEGEVIAAVVFLPMRERLFTAVLGGGAELNGEVLKTARRCDLDGAAVLAPRQHLRDEHWKGGSPKFIHKFRPSLAYRLALVAQGRYDAMFTFRDTWEWDVAAGTLILTEAGGQVTDLAGQAPVFNQPRPQLNGLVAGCPDLADGILARLK; encoded by the coding sequence ATGGAGCTTCTCATTGAGGCGGCGCGCAATGCTGGCGAAATTGCCCGGCCCTATTGGCGCGCCGATCCGGAGGTCTGGGACAAGGGCGGTGGGCAAGGACCGGTGACAGAGGCCGATCTGGCCGTCGACCGGATGCTACACGAGTATCTCCTGTCCGAACGGCCCGACTATGGCTGGCTTTCCGAGGAGACCGTCGACACCACGTCGGAACGCCTCGGCAAGAAACGCGTGTTCATTGTCGATCCGATCGACGGCACCCGCAGCTTTATCCATGGCGATCACAACTGGGCGCATTCGCTGGCCATTGCCGAAGAGGGCGAGGTGATCGCGGCGGTCGTGTTTTTGCCGATGCGTGAGCGGCTTTTCACGGCTGTTCTGGGCGGTGGCGCGGAGTTGAATGGCGAGGTCCTGAAAACCGCACGGCGTTGCGATCTCGATGGAGCTGCGGTTCTGGCCCCCCGCCAGCACCTTCGCGATGAACATTGGAAGGGCGGCTCGCCGAAGTTCATTCACAAATTTCGCCCGTCTCTGGCCTATCGCCTCGCCTTGGTGGCGCAGGGTCGCTACGACGCGATGTTCACCTTTCGCGACACATGGGAATGGGATGTGGCGGCGGGCACGCTGATCCTCACCGAAGCGGGCGGTCAGGTCACCGATCTTGCGGGACAGGCCCCGGTTTTCAACCAACCGAGGCCGCAACTGAACGGTCTGGTGGCGGGATGCCCCGATCTGGCCGATGGCATCCTCGCGCGACTGAAATAG
- a CDS encoding glycosyl transferase encodes MADFHQGGHVATLHNLRINGEEDLSRELNAFSSTRKITLILPSLFSELEGDALTNIVDELNKVDFIHRIVIGLDRATEEQYRYALQFFSRLKADHVVLWNDGPRLSAVDARLKELDLSPSEPGKGRNVWFCMGYTIARADSAVVAVHDCDVVTYSAEMLARLVYPVANPTFPYQMSKGFYPRIADGKLNGRVTRLLVTPMIHALAKVLGPRDYLDFLADFRYPLAGEFAMRTSILPDMRIPSDWGLEIGLLSEAWRNLSPRAVCQVEISDRYDHKHQDLSEEDAATGLSRMSVDICKALYRKLAADGTVFSEEIFRSIKATYYRGALDLIETYFNDARMNGLHVDRHSEEKAVELFANNIILAGSVFLDNPMETPFIPNWSRVHSADPDIIASMTRAVAEDMEEYK; translated from the coding sequence ATGGCGGATTTTCATCAGGGCGGGCATGTCGCCACATTGCACAATCTGCGCATCAATGGCGAAGAGGACCTGAGCCGCGAACTCAATGCCTTTTCCTCGACGCGGAAGATCACGCTGATCCTGCCGTCGCTGTTTTCCGAACTCGAAGGCGATGCGCTGACGAACATCGTCGATGAGCTGAACAAGGTCGATTTCATCCATCGCATCGTCATCGGCCTCGACCGCGCCACCGAAGAGCAATATCGCTACGCGCTTCAGTTTTTCTCGCGGCTCAAGGCCGATCATGTGGTGCTTTGGAACGATGGTCCGCGCCTGTCTGCGGTGGATGCGCGTCTCAAAGAGCTGGACCTGTCGCCTTCCGAGCCGGGCAAGGGGCGCAATGTCTGGTTTTGCATGGGCTACACGATTGCCCGCGCCGACAGTGCGGTGGTCGCCGTGCATGATTGCGATGTGGTGACCTATTCCGCCGAAATGCTGGCGCGTCTGGTCTATCCGGTGGCGAATCCGACCTTTCCCTATCAGATGTCCAAAGGTTTCTACCCCCGCATCGCCGACGGCAAACTCAATGGCCGGGTGACGCGGCTTTTGGTGACGCCGATGATCCACGCGCTGGCGAAGGTGCTGGGACCGCGTGATTACCTCGATTTCCTGGCTGACTTTCGTTATCCGCTGGCCGGTGAATTTGCCATGCGCACCTCGATCCTGCCGGATATGCGTATCCCGTCGGATTGGGGGTTGGAGATCGGTTTGCTTTCCGAGGCTTGGCGCAATCTCAGCCCGCGCGCGGTCTGTCAGGTCGAGATTTCCGACCGCTACGATCACAAACATCAGGACCTAAGCGAAGAAGACGCCGCCACCGGTCTGTCGCGGATGTCCGTCGACATTTGCAAAGCGCTTTACCGCAAGCTCGCTGCCGATGGCACGGTGTTCTCCGAAGAGATTTTCCGCTCGATCAAAGCCACCTATTATCGCGGGGCGCTCGATCTGATCGAGACCTATTTCAACGACGCGCGGATGAACGGGCTGCATGTGGATCGCCATTCCGAAGAGAAAGCGGTCGAGCTTTTCGCAAACAATATCATCCTCGCGGGCAGCGTGTTCCTCGACAATCCGATGGAGACACCTTTCATCCCGAACTGGTCGCGGGTGCATTCGGCGGACCCGGATATCATTGCCTCGATGACGCGGGCCGTGGCTGAGGATATGGAAGAGTATAAGTAA